The DNA window TAGTTGCCGTCATAGTACATGGCATAGGGGACATCAGGAATGTCGTAGCCCTCACCCTGCATCCGGGATGAAACATACCGAGCCTGCATCCAAAACACGCCTGTCGGGGTACGTTCACCCTCCCGCCCACTGGAAATAATCACGCTATAAACTGGGTTGCCACCTTCCCAAGCTGTCAAACGCTGAGTTGATAAATCAACCAAAATCCAGCGTTGATTAGAGTTTTTCAGATCATCGACCCAGCCAGAAATCCAGTCGCTCTGGGCTGGTGTGGCGGCCATCGGTAGATGGAGTAAGGCTGGAGCACTCCAAATCCCCACCGACAAGGTAGCGATCGCGGCCATCGAAACTAATTTGATTAGGCGCATGATACGGTCTCCACAGGTTGAATTGATAACGCAAAGGGTCTTGAAACAACTTGTTCAGCGAGCATTCAGCGAACAAGGTTGCTAGAACAGCTTGGATACAATCCCATCTCTTGGAAAAAACACGTCGCACAGCAAGTAGATCAACCATCAACCGCAACTATGGTGAGATGGGCTACAGATAGAGCTTGAGTGCTGGGAATTCAATCTCCCATGGTTCTGAGAGCTAAAACTTCCTATCGACCTACTTCCAATGTCTAAACTCCTATCGTGCTCCCCAAATCTGGTTTATATGTTGACATCTCCATAGAAGTCCTCACTCAAGAAAAAACACATTGAATGTGACTATGTTTAGTAGTGTTTGATACAGAATGAAGGCACTATAAGGATACAGCCATGTTCTGCATCTCACGTTTGACTTCCTCGTGGCGGCGAACGTAGACCAGGCATCGCCTCTTCCCCTCTCCCAACGCCTCATCAAGGACGGTATCCTCCATGCTGCACTCCACCCTCTCCGATGCCAATCTGCGTTTAGAAAAAGCACTGCGCTACGTCACTATCTCTAATGACGCTATTGAGCGCCTAAAGTATCCCAAGGCCAGTCTATGCGTTTCCATTCCCGTGCGTATGGACGACGGTAGTCTACGGGT is part of the Candidatus Obscuribacterales bacterium genome and encodes:
- a CDS encoding L,D-transpeptidase family protein, with the protein product MRLIKLVSMAAIATLSVGIWSAPALLHLPMAATPAQSDWISGWVDDLKNSNQRWILVDLSTQRLTAWEGGNPVYSVIISSGREGERTPTGVFWMQARYVSSRMQGEGYDIPDVPYAMYYDGN